The nucleotide window ATTTGACGCGCCGTATTTCCCGAAGATACGGGGATGATGGATGCGCCGATTTTTTCAATGCCGTAATGCAGTCCAAAGCCTCCGGTAAAGAGCCCGTAACCAAAAGAAACTTGGACGGTGTGGCAGGAACGTAATCCGCCGGCATAAAGGAAGCGCGCGCACATCTGCGCCCACATCGCCAAATCCTTTTGCGTGTACCCCACAAAGGTTGGCTTACCGGTAGTTCCGGAAGAACCGTGAATACGGGCAAGTTCGCTGCGATCTACGGCGCACAAGCCCAAAGGATAATAATCACGCATGTCCTCTTTAGTGGTGAAGGGCAGCCGCTTTAAATCATCTAAGCTTTTGATACTTTCCGGAGTAATGCCGTCGCGCTTGAAAATATTTTTATAAAAAGGAACTTTCATGGCCCGTGCCACTGTTTCACGAAGACGTACCAGTTGCAGTGCGTCCATTTCTTCGCGCGACAGTTGTTCTTCACGATCTAAGATTTGGTTGTCCACAACAAAATCATTCATGGAATAGACCTTTTTGAGAAGGGGTAGATGATCGCCTTCATGAGAAGTAGGATATGTTGAGATAGAACGATACCCGGTATTGATTCTTAAGATGATATATAAACACGCATCGACAAGCTCAGAATAGGCTGTTAATGGCTTCGGTCATAAAGTTCCACACCGTTAACAACATTGATATTTTGAGCCTGAAGTGCTGCAATGGCTTGATCAGGGTTATCGAAACGAAAGACGATGACCGCCTTGTCATCACAACGGAAAGTGAAGGCATACATATATTCGATGTTCAATCCGGCGTTTTCGATAATATCAAGAATTTTTATGAGCCCGCCGGGCCGATCTTCTACTTCTGTGGCAACCACTTCTGTAACGTTCACGACGCCGCCGGCACTTTCCAATACCTGCTTGGCTTTTTCCCAATCGCGCACGATGAGCCGCAGAATTCCGAATTGCTGCGTATCCGCCACCGACAAGGTCAAGATGTTAATACCCGCTTCAGCGAGTAAACGACATGGCTCACTCAAGTGTCCCGGTTTATTTTCTAGGAACATGGACAATTGCTGTATTTTCATCTCACGTATTCCTTTTCTTTTACCCGGTACAGACAAAGAGTATCAAGAAACGGCCGTACCGGTATGTACCGTTTTGTTAGACGCAATGAAAGGGGTTGCTTATGATTTCCGCATATCCAAAACCCGCTTCGCTTTGCCTTCACTCCGTTGTATAGAGTTCGGTTCCACCAAGCGCAGTTTAACCCTGATATTAATAATGCGTTCGATGGAAGCGGCAAGCCGTTTTTGAAGCGTTTCCATCGTGCGTATCGTATCACCGAATACTTCCGGCGTAACCTCCACATGTACTTCCACATCGTCCATGGTCCCGTCATTGGTCAACACGATCTGATAGTGGGGAGAAGTGCCTTCCACAGCGAGAAGCGCTGTTTCAATTTGGGATGGATAGACGTTAATGCCGCGAATGATAAACATGTCATCACTCCGTCTGGAAATGCGGCGCATTCGGCGGATCGTCCTGCCGCAAGGGCAGCATTCAGTTTCTAACGAGGTGATGTCACGGGTTCGGTATCGAATCATAGGCATGGCTTGTTTGCTTAAAGTAGTCAACACCAGCTCACCTTCTGTTCCGTCGGGAACAGGCAGCAGCGTTTCCGGATCAATGATTTCCGGATAAAAATGGTCTTCAAAAATGTGCAGCCCTTCTTGAACTTGACATTCATTTGCCACGCCCGGCCCGATGATTTCAGAAAGACCGTAAATATCATAAGCCTTAATATGGGCTTCCGGCTCAATACGTTTGCGCATCTCTTCGGTCCAGGGCTCGGCGCCGAATACGCCGGCTTTAATCGGCAGTGCACGAATATCTACGCCCAGTTCGGGAGCACGTTCAAGAATACGTAAAAAATAACTGGGCGTGCAGCAAATGGCAGTGGCACGGAAATCTTTCATGAGCATGATTTGACGGTCTGTATTGCCGCCGGAAATGGGAATGGCCGTTGCGCCGAGTGCTTCCGCGCCGTAATGAGCACCGAGTCCTCCGGTGAACAATCCGTAGCCATAGGCATTTTGGATGACGTCGCTTCGGTCCAGTCCGCAGGCGGCAAAAGAACGTACCATCACGTTGGACCAAACCCGTAAGTCTTCTTGCGTGTATGCGACCACAATGGGTTTTCCCGTGGTACCGCTTGAAGCGTGGAGGCGTACAATGTCGCTCATGGGACTGGCAAATAAACCGAAGGGATAGGTATCGCGCAAGTCCGATTTAACGGTAAAAGGCAAGTCTTTCGCATCGTCAAGGCTGCGGAAATCTTCGGGACTCATGCCTCGTTTTTGCATACGTTCACGAAACAAAGAAACGTGGTCGTAAGAACGTTTAACCACGGCTTGAAAACGATGTAACTGCAGTTGTCTCAGTTGTTCCAAAGGTAAATAATCCGGACCGCTCGCCGGATGAAAGGAACAACCTCCATCATGCCAGTATTCACCCATAATACACTCCTTTTGTGCCGATTTGTGAACACCTATAAAAGGCTTTGGCCCTTCGAACCGAAAACCCCATTACCCAAATGTCTGCTCATAGTATATACCTTGATTGCCTTGGAGGCAAACAACGGCGTTTTTCTTCTTTTTGGAGATAGGGATTTTCCATGACGAGCCTTTCTAAAAATACGTAATTTTGTCTCGTAATTACAAGGGGAAGTTGCATTAAATTCAACAAATTGATACACTTCATTTACATTGTGATTTGAAAGTATCGAAGGGAATTGCCTTCTCCTTTCTCCGTTTCGAATTGATATGACCCAAAAAAAGAGTGGTGGAATGTACGAACTTAACTTCATCAAAGACTTTATTCGCACTAATTCCAATTATGTAGTGGAAAAACATCGGGAAAAACATCTCGTAATCGTAACGGATAAAGCCAATGACCCCAATAATTTGCTTACTGAAGTGGATTTAACAATTCAAAAGCGCTTCATCGACGCTGTCCAAGAAAAATTTCCCGATGACCTGATTGTGGCGGAAGAAAATAATTTAGATAAAACGCCGGAGCGTACCAAAGGGCGGATATGGGTGATTGATCCCATTGACGGCACCTATAATTTTATTCGTGGATTCAATCCTGTTTTTGCAATCAGCATCGCCTTCATGGAAGGGGGCGTTGCCACGGCGGCGGGCGTGGGATTGCCCTTGAAAAACGCTATTTTTCATGCTGCTCTCGGAAAAGGGGCGTGGTGTGATGCACGGCGCTTGGCAGTCTCAAAAGTGCAATCCATGGACAAGGCCTGTTTTGAAGTTGATTTTGACGGCATGATCGACCGCCGCAATCTTTTAAAACAAGGACCTGCCATTTTAAAGAAAGCCGGGCGGATCCGTTGTTTGGGCTCCGCCGCTGTCGGTATTTGTCAGGTAGCATCGGGGGATGTGGATGGCTATTTACACATGTCTCTTCACCCTTGGGATTATGCGGCTGCCCAGCTCATCGCCGAAGAGGCGGGAGCACTGGCAACACGTCTCGACGGCTCGCCCTTGCACGTTTTCGATAATAAGAAGGGAGTTCTTGTGACCAACGGGGCATTGCATCAGGCGGCACTGGATATGATCACCTTATAGTGGATTAGCTTTTATTTTGTGAAGCCTGTCTTAACGGGTGCCGTTTTGAAATGCCGAGAAGAGGAAGACCGTCTTTCGCGCCCTGTCGCGCCGCAGCCACTGCACACAGAAAGGACTTGTTCGATGGATAGTACCTTGGTGGAATATTTCAAAGGGGATCAGTTGGCGGCAACACTGGGCATAAAAATCGAAGAGGTTAAGCCCGGTTATGCCGTCGTGTCTATGCCTATTCAAAAAATGCACATGAACGGTATGGGCGTCGTTCATGGCGGCGCTTTATTTGC belongs to Candidatus Hydrogenedentota bacterium and includes:
- a CDS encoding inositol monophosphatase produces the protein MYELNFIKDFIRTNSNYVVEKHREKHLVIVTDKANDPNNLLTEVDLTIQKRFIDAVQEKFPDDLIVAEENNLDKTPERTKGRIWVIDPIDGTYNFIRGFNPVFAISIAFMEGGVATAAGVGLPLKNAIFHAALGKGAWCDARRLAVSKVQSMDKACFEVDFDGMIDRRNLLKQGPAILKKAGRIRCLGSAAVGICQVASGDVDGYLHMSLHPWDYAAAQLIAEEAGALATRLDGSPLHVFDNKKGVLVTNGALHQAALDMITL
- a CDS encoding ACT domain-containing protein, whose protein sequence is MKIQQLSMFLENKPGHLSEPCRLLAEAGINILTLSVADTQQFGILRLIVRDWEKAKQVLESAGGVVNVTEVVATEVEDRPGGLIKILDIIENAGLNIEYMYAFTFRCDDKAVIVFRFDNPDQAIAALQAQNINVVNGVELYDRSH
- a CDS encoding phenylacetate--CoA ligase, with product MMGEYWHDGGCSFHPASGPDYLPLEQLRQLQLHRFQAVVKRSYDHVSLFRERMQKRGMSPEDFRSLDDAKDLPFTVKSDLRDTYPFGLFASPMSDIVRLHASSGTTGKPIVVAYTQEDLRVWSNVMVRSFAACGLDRSDVIQNAYGYGLFTGGLGAHYGAEALGATAIPISGGNTDRQIMLMKDFRATAICCTPSYFLRILERAPELGVDIRALPIKAGVFGAEPWTEEMRKRIEPEAHIKAYDIYGLSEIIGPGVANECQVQEGLHIFEDHFYPEIIDPETLLPVPDGTEGELVLTTLSKQAMPMIRYRTRDITSLETECCPCGRTIRRMRRISRRSDDMFIIRGINVYPSQIETALLAVEGTSPHYQIVLTNDGTMDDVEVHVEVTPEVFGDTIRTMETLQKRLAASIERIINIRVKLRLVEPNSIQRSEGKAKRVLDMRKS